The Silvibacterium dinghuense DNA window ACACGCTCGACCCTGAAGACCTCATCGTTGCCGACGAGAAGAAGCCGCTGGGCCTCGCGGGCGTGATGGGCGGATGGGATTCGCGCATCACGCCCGAGACGAAGAACGTGCTCGTCGAGGCGGCGTGGTTTGACCAGGCCACCATCCGCCGCTCGTCGAAGCGGCACCTGCTGCACACCGATGCTTCGCATCGCTTCGAGCGCGGCGCGGATTACAACGCCGCCCCGGTCGCCTCGGCGCTGCTGACGCAGATCATTCTCGAGTCGGGCGGCGAGATTGTCGGCGACTTCGCCGATATCCAGATTCCCGAGGTCGAAGCCAAGACTGTCAAGCGCAGCTGCATCGCCTTCAGCGCCAGCGAGATTACGCGCCTGCTGGGTGCGACCGAAGATCCCGAGGGAATCGGTGCGGTGCAGGCCGAGACGATCCTCACCGGCCTCGGCTGCCAGCTTGAGACAAACCGCGAGGGGGAATACTCTGTCGCGCTGCCCAGCTGGCGACTCGATCTCGAGCGCGAGATCGACCTGATCGAAGAGATCGCGCGCGTCTACGGCTACAACAAGTTCAAGAACACGCTGCCCAACTTCGCCGGCTCGGTCGTCGAGCTGCCCTGGGCTGAAAAAGAGCGCGTCGTTCGTGGCCAGCTTCTTTCCATGGGCTGGAATGAAGCCATCTCCTCGACCTTCTGCTCGGAGGCCGATGCAACGCTCTTCGCGCCTCAGCCTGCTTCATCGGTCGCTATGGGCAATCCGCTGAGCGAAGAGGCCGGCATGCTGCGCCCGTCGCTGCTGCCAGGCATGGCGACGATGCTGGCGCTCAATCTCAACCGCGACGTGGAAGATGTTGCACTTTTCGAAATCGGTACGGCCTTCAGCGGATCGACAGAAAAGGTAGAAGAACGGCCTGCGCTGTCGATTGGAGCCTCAGGCCGCGCTTTTGGCGCGGATGCCGTGACCTTCTACGACATGAAGGGTGCGGTCGAGGCGCTGCTGGGCAAGTTTGCAGCGCGCTCGGCCTATTACGACGCGCTCTTGTTGCCGCCCTGGCTCCATCCGGGGCGTAGCGCGCGGGTGGTGCTTGAGGGCATGACCATCGGCTACTTCGGCCAGCTGCATCCGGAAGAAGCGGAGCGCCGCAAGCTCAAGCAAATCTGTTTCCTGGGTGAGATCTATCTCGACCGCCTCTATAAGCAGTCGCTGCGGGTACCGGTGATGCGCGAGCTCTCGAGATTCCAGGCGGTGCGCCGCGACTTCTCGCTGCTCTTCCCGGACGCGGTTCTGTATGGAGCGATCGATTCGGCACTGCGCGGCCTCGGCATCCCCGAGCTGAAGAGCTTCGAGGCGAAGGAGATCCTGCGCGGCACCGATTCTGCGGCCGCGGCGGGCAGACTCGCCCCGGTGGGGCAGTATTCGCTGCTGCTGCGCACGGTTTTCCAGTCGAATGAGCGCACGCTGCGCGACGAGGAGCTGCAGGAATTCTCGCAGAAAGTCATTGCTGCGCTGGCGACGCTCGGCGGCCAGCTGCGTGGTTAAGATTTGTGCGGGTATCGCCCGAGGCACGTCGGTGGAGGATGGGTTGGGGAATTTCCCGCATCCACCGAGGCCGCGGCGCTATACTGCGCGAAGATACGAAGAGAAGATTTTCTCCTAACGAAGAGGTATTTCGCTGATGTCCACGCTCGCTCTTGAAGAAACCCAGCTTCCGCTGACCGCCGATGACTTCAACGCACTGGAGCAGCGTGTGCTGCGCATGGTGGAACTGCTCCGGCAGGAGCGCGAGGCCCGTGGCGCGGCCGAGCAAAAGATCCAGTCGCTCGAAGCAACGGTGCGGAGCCTCGAAGAGAGCGGGCTGAATGCGGAACAGCGCGCCGAAAACCTGCAGGAGCAGCTCACCGCCTCGCAGCGGCGCATCGAAGAGCTCGATCAGCAGACGAATCATCAGACGCAGCAGATCGGCAATCTCGAAGGCGAGCGCGAGCACGTGCGCGGCCGCGTCGAGCGCCTGCTCAAGCAGCTCGAAGAGATCCCGGCCTAAGAGCGCCGGCAAAGGAGTAGCGTGGCGATGTCATCCCCTCAGGATCCCCGGCACGACGAAGGGCAAATGGAAGCGATCACCGTCGATATCTACGATCAGACCTACCACTTGCGGGGGCACGATCCCGAGTACCTGCGGCGGCTGGGTGAGATGGTCGACATGAAGATGCGCGCGGTCGCTTC harbors:
- the pheT gene encoding phenylalanine--tRNA ligase subunit beta; this encodes MNILSNWLRDYLPGLIATDRELAEDLTLRGIAVEGVFDLGEGKGSLFEMDITTNRVDAMNHYGIAREAAIIYGLLLKPFDLSLPAAKPGAAYPIAIEDPKLCGRFTARVVRGVTIASSTGIVAERFGLLGQKLISNAVDASNYVMFAMGQPTHAFDLDKVEGTVIVRRARKGETIKLLDELVHTLDPEDLIVADEKKPLGLAGVMGGWDSRITPETKNVLVEAAWFDQATIRRSSKRHLLHTDASHRFERGADYNAAPVASALLTQIILESGGEIVGDFADIQIPEVEAKTVKRSCIAFSASEITRLLGATEDPEGIGAVQAETILTGLGCQLETNREGEYSVALPSWRLDLEREIDLIEEIARVYGYNKFKNTLPNFAGSVVELPWAEKERVVRGQLLSMGWNEAISSTFCSEADATLFAPQPASSVAMGNPLSEEAGMLRPSLLPGMATMLALNLNRDVEDVALFEIGTAFSGSTEKVEERPALSIGASGRAFGADAVTFYDMKGAVEALLGKFAARSAYYDALLLPPWLHPGRSARVVLEGMTIGYFGQLHPEEAERRKLKQICFLGEIYLDRLYKQSLRVPVMRELSRFQAVRRDFSLLFPDAVLYGAIDSALRGLGIPELKSFEAKEILRGTDSAAAAGRLAPVGQYSLLLRTVFQSNERTLRDEELQEFSQKVIAALATLGGQLRG